A single Phragmites australis chromosome 4, lpPhrAust1.1, whole genome shotgun sequence DNA region contains:
- the LOC133917134 gene encoding uncharacterized protein LOC133917134 produces MGKRSQSRPIRRQENNIGCMSGFIRMFYFRHDAKFLLDRNQGSRRHTFSGFTGRGHSRKKSRDFEEIDEDGDNMDKCSSRKPTIKRLMEDELGKVKQLKIPNDEVQRILADLGHGVCLDQSSTQDSKSKGDQNHNTSVTVASPSRSLDPSCSNSMKEAEENELELALADFLGQIHRYHDEWPHKNCKNKSELCTEMKFLIQKKLNELNDPPCSLAYEQTLQSGEKEIAHGKHICSSRESQPKKIRDALEMLSSDTELFLKILHKPNSHILENIQRHQNRQIGTKLESAKTPGNTDSIEDTKSPNQQELATKTHDKESTHIFFWKKERSNTGHTAEGNNSSQPVNKIVILKPNPRRGIDPTVATSSTQTPELNATENLFSIKEIKRRFRIVTSEARKERPLVYEDNLQKDQHWLKSSAFTIRKDTRQLAEQNSEEKASSTAKKGFRPSTNSRQKQRNDGPGEINSNIITSSKDEFIFYDEAKKHLTNILKDKSQTTKYPTLQISRSSLIRMLSLPQCSTSSPRSNKCSTPSPGSSPRAKDRMDLSPEEANICAIYKAKREEFAKEESQSGEISVSVACGTSEALHEQAVQEWQCIKEESQETTQDGAELDTVRTEEIDKLDCSEKISNSWCIPEEQCRYNPSLNNVEGAEPGKKHVGMFPSSLENVVEKSECQEPATPRSSASVELISQFSLEGSHEKQEQPSPVSVLDPFFNEDVDNPDSEDMIKCELHADILRPQYTVDDGSDQGISWEDKGVRLGYIKALLELSELCTYQNLEVWYLEDELISTCLFEELHQGNQIDDTKLLFDCICEAVTEIQSTYFRSHPCLSSLKHNIRAPPMGQNLISEINKHVERHLHNQFPSTLDQLVNMDLEDGSWMDLRSESEEITVVLWDFILYELLEEVVYDLCI; encoded by the exons atgggGAAGAGAAGTCAAAGTCGGCCTATACGACGTCAGGAAAACAATATAGGCTGCATGTCGGGCTTCATCCGCATGTTCTATTTCCGCCATGACGCCAAGTTCTTGTTGGACAGGAATCAAGGGAGCAGAAGGCACACTTTCAGTGGTTTTACTG GAAGAGGGCACTCAAGAAAGAAGTCCAGGGACTTTGAGGAAATAGATGAAGACGGGGAT AACATGGACAAATGCAGTTCAAGAAAACCAACAATCAAAAGACTTATGGAGGATGAGCTAGGAAAGGTAAAACAGTTGAAGATTCCAAATGATGAGGTTCAAAGAATATTAGCTGACCTGGGACATGGTGTCTGTCTGGACCAAAGTTCAACGCAGGACAGCAAATCAAAGGGAGACCAAAATCACAACACAAGCGTCACCGTGGCTTCTCCATCCAGATCTTTGGATCCCAGTTGTTCCAACAGCATGAAAGAAGCAGAAGAAAATGAACTTGAGCTTGCCTTGGCAGATTTCTTGGGGCAAATCCATAGGTACCATGATGAGTGGCCacataaaaattgcaagaataagaGTGAACTGTGTACTGAGATGAAGTTCTTAATCCAAAAGAAGCTTAACGAGTTAAATGATCCTCCTTGCAGTCTTGCTTATgagcaaactctgcagagtgggGAAAAGGAGATTGCTCATGGCAAACATATTTGTAGCAGCAGGGAATCTCAACCCAAAAAAATCAGAGATGCATTAGAGATGCTAAGCTCAGACACTGAACTTTTCTTGAAGATACTACATAAGCCGAATTCACATATTTTGGAGAACATCCAGAGGCACCAAAACAGGCAGATAGGAACCAAGCTAGAGTCCGCGAAAACACCAGGGAATACCGACTCCATCGAAGATACTAAGAGTCCAAATCAGCAAGAGTTGGCCACCAAGACACATGATAAAGAGAGCACGCATATCTTTTTCTGGAAGAAGGAAAGATCAAACACAGGGCATACTGCAGAAGGAAACAATAGTTCTCAGCCAGTTAACAAAATAGTTATACTGAAGCCAAATCCAAGAAGAGGGATTGACCCTACTGTGGCTACTAGTTCAACTCAAACTCCAGAACTGAATGCaactgaaaatttattttcaattaaGGAAATCAAGAGGAGATTCAGAATCGTGACTAGcgaagctagaaaagaaaggCCCTTGGTGTATGAAGATAACCTCCAAAAAGATCAACATTGGCTCAAAAGTTCAGCTTTCACAATTAGAAAAGATACCAGACAGCTCGCTGAACAGAACTCAGAAGAGAAAGCTTCATCTACGGCTAAAAAGGGTTTTCGGCCTTCAACTAACAGTAGGCAAAAGCAAAGGAATGATGGACCAGGTGAAATTAACAGTAACATAATTACATCATCAAAGGATGAATTTATCTTCTACGACGAGGCCAAGAAACATCTGACAAATATTCTGAAGGACAAAAGTCAAACCACAAAGTACCCAACACTTCAGATCTCAAGATCCTCCTTGATAAGAATGCTTTCCCTCCCTCAATGCAGCACATCATCACCTAGGAGTAATAAATGCAGCACACCATCACCTGGGAGCAGCCCTAGGGCAAAAGACCGCATGGACCTTTCACCAGAAGAGGCAAATATTTGTGCCATATACAAGGCTAAGAGAGAAGAATTTGCAAAAGAAGAAAGCCAGTCGGGGGAAATTTCAGTAAGTGTTGCATGTGGTACTAGTGAAGCCCTGCATGAGCAGGCTGTTCAGGAATGGCAATGCATCAAAGAAGAAAGTCAAGAAACAACTCAAGATG GTGCTGAACTTGACACTGTGCGCACTGAAGAAATTGACAAGCTGGATTGCTCGGAAAAAATTAGCAATTCATGGTGCATCCCAGAAGAGCAATGCAGATATAACCCATCGCTA AATAATGTGGAAGGAGCAGAACCAGGAAAAAAGCATGTTGGGATGTTTCCAAGCTCccttgagaatgttgttgaaaAGTCAGAATGCCAAGAGCCAGCAACTCCCCGATCAAGTGCATCGGTTGAGCTGATATCACAATTTTCTCTTGAGGGAAGCCATGAGAAGCAAGAGCAACCCAGTCCTGTATCTGTCCTCGATCCGTTCTTCAATGAAGATGTCGACAACCCTGACAGTGAAGACATGATAAAAT GTGAACTGCACGCAGATATCTTGAGGCCACAGTACACCGTAGATGATGGATCAGACCAAGGGATTTCATGGGAGGACAAAGGTGTCAGGTTAGGTTACATAAAGGCGTTGCTAGAACTATCAGAATTATGCACATACCAGAACTTAGAGGTATGGTATCTAGAAGATGAATTAATCAGCACTTGCTTGTTTGAAGAACTACATCAAGGCAATCAAATAGATGATACAAAGCTCCTCTTTGACTGCATTTGTGAAGCTGTGACAGAAATCCAGAGCACATACTTTAGAAGTCATCCATGCTTATCTTCTCTCAAACACAACATAAGGGCACCCCCAATGGGACAAAATCTCATCTCAGAAATCAATAAGCATGTTGAGCGCCATCTCCATAATCAATTTCCAAGCACATTAGACCAGCTAGTTAACATGGATCTTGAAGATGGCAGTTGGATGGATCTTCGATCAGAAAGTGAAGAGATCACTGTGGTGTTATGGGACTTCATACTATATGAACTATTAGAAGAAGTTGTTTATGATTTGTGTATTTGA